The genomic DNA CGTCGGCTACGATTCCGATCACCAGCCGCTCAGGCCGCACGACCGCCTGGTAGTGCTTCTGAAGTTTCTCCGACGTCAATCGGCGAAGGGAATCGGGCGTCCCCAAAAGGTTAAAGCCGTAAGGGTGTCCGGGGAACATGCTCTCCAGGAAAAGATTGTTCGTTCTCGTTTCGAAATAATCCTTCTGCGTTTCCAGTTCGCGCAGCATCGCCGTGCGTTCTTGCTCCACCACCGATTCCTCGAACAGCGGATCGATCAAAACGTCCGCGAAAAGATCGAGAGCGGAGAGAAGATTTCCGCTGACCACGTCCATCCGCTGGCCTTGGGAACTCTTTCCGGCCACCGCAGCCATTTCGGCTTGCAGAAAAATCTTCTCCTCGGCGATTTGCTCGTCGGACCGGGAGGCGGTGCCGCGATCCACCGTCGATGCGATCAATTGAGAGATGCCGTTCACGTCGGCACTCTCGGCCCACAAGCCGCCGACGGCGGAGGCGTAAAGGCTCGAGATCCGGACCCCGGGAAAATGGCGGAACACCACGCGCACTCCGCCGGGGAGCTTCCAGCGCTCCACGTCCGCATCCAGCGACGGAACGCCGACCATCGCCCGCCGCTGTGTCTTCGGACGCATCGCTTGATCGACGAGATCCTGCAACTGCTCGAGCGAAGGGGCCTGCTCCGATTTCGGCCGCAAGAGAGCGATCCCCATCTGCCGAGGGTCGAGATAACGGCGCGTGATTTCTTGAACCTGCCGTTCGGTGACGGAAAAGATTTGATCCCTGTATTTGGCTTCGTACTCCACGGAACCGAATACGGTCTCATAATAGGCCAGAGACTTCGCCCTTCCTTCGACCGTTTCGTCGTTAAAAACGATTTCCTTATCCAGATTGAGTTTCGCGCGGTTCAGTTCCGTAGCGGATACTTCCTCTTCGTGCAGCAAACGAATCTGCTCGAGAAAAGATTTAAGGAGATCGAGGTCCCTTTCTTCGTACGGCAGTCCCTGAATCACAAATTTTCCCGTCTTAAAGGGGGAAAACATGCTGGAGCCGACCGACCTCGCCAGTTGCTGTTTGACGCGAATCTCACGATAAAGGCGGGAGACCTCTCCTTCCCCTAGAACATACGAGAGGACATCCAATGCGGGGACGTCGGGATGGTCGACTCCGGGGATCGAAAAAGCGAGGTCGAGAATCCGCTCTTGTTCTCCGCGCGTGACCGCAACATAGCGGAGAGAGTCGAGATTCGCGGGATTCCCGACCTGCGTTGGAACGAGCGGATCCGTGGGATCGTTATCCGACGATAGTTCCCGGACCGCCTCGACCAATGAATGCCAGTCCACGTCGCCGGCCACCGCGAGAATCATGTTGTCCGGTCGATACCAACGATGGAAATAGGAGCATAGATCCGCGTGCCGCAATCCGCGCACCGACTCCATCGTCCCGATGACCGGCCGGCCGTATCCATGATCGGGATAGAGCACTTCGTAAAATTTCTCGCCCAGGACATTGTCGAGCGCATCGTTCCCCTCCCGCAACTCTTCCAGGATCACCTGTCGCTCGATTTCCATTTCTTCTTCATCCAGACGCGCGTGAAAGACCATATCGAGCAAGACGTTGAGCCCCTCGCGCCAGAAACGATTGGAAAGCTGAAGATGATAGGCCGTCTGTTCGAAGCTCGTGAAGGCGTTGATGTTTCCGCCGAGGTTCTCGATCTCGTCGTTTAGTTGAATGGCGTCCCGGTTCTCGGTCCCTTTGAACAACATGTGCTCCAGGAAGTGGGAGACACCCCCTTCGGCGCGACTCTCATGGGCGCTACCGACCTTCACCCACAGATGGTAGGCTACGGCCGGCGAGGCGCGAGCCGACTCATGAACCAGGACCAGTCCGGACGGAAATACGATTTTTTGAGAGCGCGCGCGCCGGGAACCCATGGGGGGAGGGAAGCTATCCAACCTGCCCGGCGGTGTAAAGAGACCGCTACCAGGTGACGCGCGCCGGATACTGGGAAACCAGACGATCGGGAGTTAAAATCACCAGACCGTGCACCAGCGCCTGGCTGACGAGCATTCGGTCGAAGGGGTCCCGATGGAATTCAGGGAGTCGAATGACGTGAAGCGCTGATTCCTCGTCCAGGGCTAGGGAAGATATCCCGTGCTTGTTCCGTTGCGCGGGAACGTACTTCGAGGGCTCATCTGGAAACGGGAGGCGGCCCAACGACCATTTGAGGGCGATTTCCCAGTCGGAAACCGCGCTCAAGAAGATCTCATTATCGGGATCCATAACCAACGCCCGAGCCGATTCCGAAAGTTCGGGAGCATCCAAGAGAATCCAGAGAAACGTGCACGTGTCCAAAAGGATCTTCATCCCTCGCCCCGAAATCCCCGTTCCACATCCGACGGCAAGGGATCGAAGAACGATTTCGGGATGGAAAACTGGTTCTTGGCAAGCCCAATGGGCCGGCGACGCGTACGCTTGGTAGCGAGCCGTCGGATCTCCGCAATCGGCGAATTTCGTTTGCAGAGAAGCACGATCTCCCCCTGAAGAACACGGGCAAGGTACCGAGAAAGATGGGTTTTCGCCTGGTGGATATTCAATTTTATCATGAGTCAATCATGAACTAGATACTAGATCATGTAAATAGTCATATTTATAGAATAACTTGAACAAATTTAAGAAGTTGGGCATGAACTTTTCCCACGATGAGCGAACGTCTTCCCATTCGACCCCTGGGTCTCTACGTGCATATTCCGTACTGCACGAAAAAATGTCCTTACTGCGATTTCTACACACGCCCCCTGCCGACGCCGTCCGACGTCGAACGCTACGTTCGGGCACTTGTCCGAGAAATCCGACAGAGCGAGCGATTCGGCTGGCGGAAAAACCAACCCCTGCAGACGATCTTCCTCGGCGGAGGTACGCCGAGCCTTCTCTCTTCCGCTCACCTAGACTCGATTCTTTCCTCGATTCGTTCCGCTTTTTCGCTGGATCGCGACGCGGAAATAACGATGGAGATCAACCCGGAAACCGTGACGCAAGACCGCGTTCGAACTTGGCGTGACTTTGGCGTCAATCGCGCCAGCCTCGGCGTTCAGACGCTCCGATCGGATCAATTGCGTCGCTTGGGCCGCGAACATGATGGGACCATCGCCCGGCACGCGTACGACCAACTCCGTTCCGGCGGGTTTAAGAATCTCAGCGTAGACCTGATGTACGGCCTGGAAGCCCAGACAGGAGAAGATTGGGCGCGAACGCTTTCCGATATCGTGCCGTGGGAGCCCGATCACATCTCCGCGTACAACCTCACGGTCGAATCCCGAACGCCGTTTGGCGGTGAACTGGACCGTGGAACGTTGCGGCTTCCGCAGGAGGAGATTCAGACGGAGCTTTTCCTGATCGGGCGGCAGTTTCTTCAGGAACAGGGCTACATCCAGTACGAAATTTCCAATTACGCCCGGCCGGGATTTGAAGCCCGCCACAACCTGATCTATTGGACCGGCGGCGACTATTGGGGCGTGGGAGTTTCCGCCCATTCGTTTCAGCGAAGATCGTCGGAATTCATCCGATGGTGGAATCCGCGGGATCTTTCGCGCTACGTCACCGCGGTGGAAGCCGGATCGCTCCCCACCGAAGAATCTGAAACCCTTTCAGTGGAGACCCACTTTGGCGAGCGGCTGATGACCGGCCTGCGCCTTAGCCGCGGCGTCAATCTCCAAGAGCTGAGCCATGATCTGAAATTTCCGGCTCCCTCACACGCTCTTGAAGCCATCGCCCGTTTCTCCTCCACAGGCCATGTTCGCCAGAACGGCGACCATTTCTCCTTCACGCCGCAAGGAATGCTTCTCTCCAATGAAATCTTTCGTGAGCTGATCACGAGGTGATCCGCCCCGCTTCGTCGGGCAACCAGCCCTGGACTTTTTGTTGAATTTCCGGCACTTATCCTTGCCGTGAGCGATATTTCCCAAAGAAAACGGGAGGTTCTTTACGCCGTTGTGCACGATTTCATCGTTTCGGCCGAGCCGGTGGGCTCCCTTCAGATCGCCCGGAAGAAAATGATCCATTTAAGCCCGGCGACCATCCGCACCGTTATGGCTGAACTGGAAGAACGGGGGTATCTCGTTCGACCGCACAGTTCATCGGGCCGCGTTCCGACCAACCAGGCGTATCGTTTTTATGTCGACGAGTTGATGAGGCTGCGGCCGCTGACGGCGGACGAGAAGGACCAGATCCGCCAACGGGTTCACGCCGGCGCCACGGATTTGGGTGAGGTGTTGAAAGAGGCCTGTCGACTGATCTCCGCGAAAGCGAGCCAGCCGGGCCTGTCCATGGTTCCTCCGACCCACGCCCGAAGCCTGAAACACATTCAATTCATCCGGCTCCGCGACCGGCTCGTTTTGGTGATTTTGGTTTCCGCCACCGGAATCGTAGAGAACAAGATTCTGGAGATGGGGCACGGTTACACTCAAACGGAATTGGACCGCATGCATAATTATTTGAACGACCGCCTCGCGGGAATGACGATCGCCAAGGTGCGCCAGCAGATTCTGCTCGAAATGAAAAAGGCCCAGAGCCTTTACGATCAGTTGCTGACGCAAGCCCTAATCCTCGGTGAACGGGTTTTTTCGGACATGCCGCCTGACGTGCACATTGAGGGCCAAAGCCATCTTTGTTCGGATCCGGAATTCGCGGATCTGGAAAAGATGCAGCTGATTCTGCGTGCGCTGGAAGAGAAAACGGCGATCATCAAGGCCTTGGATCAATCGTTGGCCTCTCCCGGCGTCAAGATCTTCATCGGCGAAGAGATTCAATGCCCGGAAATCAACGGCCTGACGTTGGTCACGTCGGCCTACAGTGACAGCGAGGGAAATCGCGGACTGCTCGGGGTCATCGGCCCGACACGCCTCGACTACGCGCGCATCATCCCGCTGGTGGAATTCACTTCGAAGATCGTGACCGACGTTTTGCACGAGAACCAGAGATGACGAAAAAGGATCCGAAAATGGAAATCGACCCGGGACTCATCGACGAGGCGATGAAAAGCGTCGAGAAAAATCAGGTCCCGGCCAAGAAAGAGGATCTGGAACCTTCGGAAGCAAGAACGGAACAGGACAACCCCCCCCCGCCGTCGGATGAAATGTACGATCGCTTGCTCCGCGTGACGGCGGACTTCGATAATTTCCGGAAGCGGACCCAAAAGGAGAAGTCGGAGCTCGTTCGTTACGGAAACGAGCAATTGCTTCGCGATGTCATTCCGATCCTGGATAACTTTGAACGCGCGGTGGAACATTCCCGAAAAGCCACCGATGCCGAGTCGATCCGAACCGGCGTAGAATTGATTCTCAACCAGCTCAAAAGCACGTTGGAGCGATTCGGCGTGAAAAGCCGGTCCGCCGCGGGAGAGAAATTCGATCCTTTGATCCATGAAGCGGTGAACCATGTCCCCTCCGCCGAGCATCCTCCGCACACGGTCATCGAAGAGCATCAAAAGGCGTATTTTCTTCATGACCGCCTGATTCGCCCCGCGTTGGTGACGGTCTCCAAAGGGCCCGACGAATCGGGGCCCGAGGAACCGGCTTCGGAAGGGGAGGGTCGGGCCGATCGTGATACAAACGAATAATCGAGGTATAGTGAAAGTTTCCCATGGCGAAGATCATCGGAATTGATCTCGGAACGACCAACTCCTGCGTCGCGATCATGGAGATGGGCGAACCGGTCGTCATCCCCAACGCCGAGGGCTCCCGGACCACCGCTTCCATGGTGGCGTTCAACGAACGAAACGAGCGGCTGGTCGGCCAGGTTGCGAAAAGGCAGGCCATCACGAATCCCGAACGGACCCTTTACGCCATCAAGCGCCTGATCGGACGGAAATTCGATTCGCCCGAGGTCAAGAAATCGATCGAACTTTGTTCCTTTAAAATCGTCCCGTCGAAAAACCAGGATGCCTGGGTTCAGATGGGCGACAAGGCGATTAGTCCGCCGGAAGTTTCCGCCATGGTCCTTCAAAAAATGAAGGAGACGGCCGAAGATTACCTGGGCGAAGAGGTCACCCAAGCGGTGATCACGGTTCCGGCGTATTTCGACGACAGCCAGCGACAGGCTACCAAGGACGCGGGGAGAATCGCGGGGCTTGAAGTGGAGCGAATCATCAACGAGCCGACGGCCGCGGCTTTGGCGTACGGGCTCGACAAGAAAAAGAACGGAATGGTGGCGGTCTTCGACTTGGGAGGCGGCACGTTCGACGTTTCGATCCTGGAACTCTCCGGCGACGTCTTCAACGTCAAAGCCACCTGCGGCGACACGTTTCTCGGAGGCGAAGATTTCGATATGCGAATCGTCGACTGGCTGGTCGAGTCCTTTAAGAAGTCGGCCAACATCGACCTCAGGCAGGACCGCATGGCGCTCCAACGTCTGAAGGAAGCGGCGGAGAAAGCCAAACATGAGCTTTCCTCTTCGCTTGAAACCGATATCAACCTCCCGTTTATTACCGCGGACACCAGCGGACCCAAGCACCTCAATACCAAGCTCACCCGCGCCCAACTTGAAATGCTGGTGGAAGATCTCATTGAACGCCTGGCCGGCCCCTGTCAAACGGCCTTGAAAGATGCCGGCCTGGCCGTTTCCCAGATCGACGAAGTGATCCTGGTGGGCGGGATGACCCGCATGCCGAAGGTCATCGAGAAATCCAAAGAGATTTTCAAGCGGGAACCGGCCAAGGGAATCAATCCGGACGAAGTGGTCGCCATCGGAGCCGCGATTCAGGGGAGCATTCTCAAAGGGGAAGTGGACGAAGTTCTTCTTCTGGACGTCACGCCGCTCTCGCTGGGTGTCGAAACGCAGGGAGGCGTTTTCACCAAGCTGATCCCCAAGAACACGACGATCCCCACGCGGAAGAGCGAAGTCTTCTCCACCACGATCGACAATCAGAACATGGTGCGTGTCCACGTCCTGCAAGGAGAACGCGAGCTGGCCAAGGACAACAAATCTCTCGCCGTTTTCGAACTCGTCGGAATTCCTCCGGCGCCTCGCGGAATCCCTCAAATCGAAGTCACGTTTGATATCGACGCCAACGGAATCATGTCGGCCGGCGCGAAGGACATGGCGACGGCGCGCGAGCAGAGCGTGCGGATTACGCCGACGAGCGGACTGACGGAAGATGAGATCGGCCGGATCATCAACGATGCCCAAGCCCACGCGGCGGACGATCAGGCGCAAAAGCGGGTCACCGACGCGCGGAACGAATTGGAAGGGTTACTTTATTCGACGAAGCGGTCGTACAAGGAGCTTTCCGCCAAATTAAGTGAAGAGGAGCGGGTGAAGCTGGAGGAGTCCCTCGAAAAGGCGACGGCCGCCGTTGAGAGCGAGGAGATCGGCGTGATCCAAGAAGCTCTCACGCTGCTCAACGAGATCACGCACCAGATCGCCGAAAAGCTTTACAGCCGTGTCTCCCAATAAAAGCCTTCTCGGTTTCGCCCTTCTTCTCGCCTTTTTCTGCGGTTGCGTAAAAGAGCCCACGGTCATGCGAAACGGACTGGAAGTGACGGTGGAGCAAGCGTCGAAGATGGATTACGAAGAAGGGGAACAGTTCCTCCAAATGAAACGGTATCGGGACGCCTCGCAACGGTACCAGGGGATCGTCAGTCAAATGCCGACGTCGAGCTACGCCGATAACGCCCTTCTTCGATTGGCCCAAATTCAGCGTCTTCAAAAGAAACCGGACGACGCGGTTCCGCTCCTTCAAACGTTGATCGCTCGGTATCCGAAAGGGGATGCCGCCAATTTCGCGAAAGAAGACTTGGGAAAGATTCTGTTCAATAAGAAAGAGTATCGCTCGGCGGCCGAAATCCTGTCGGCGGTTCAGTGGAAGGAACTCCCGATCGACCGGCGTGAATCGCTCGAAAAGATCGCCCGGTCGGCGTTTGAAAAAGGTCAGCTCACGGATCGTATTTTTCCCTGGCTCGTGTCCGTATTCGATGCGACGGCCGAACCGCGGAGAGCGCTCGACCTCCGAAACGAGATCATTGAGGCCCTCGATCGGTCTTCCAATCCGGCGGATCTCGAACGCATCGTGGAAACCCGCGACGAGAAATTCCCGGCCGATTACGCCGCCTTCAAACTGGCCAAACTCGCCTATCACGCGGGCGACGCGGAAACAGCCAAGCGATGGGTCACCCGTTTCTTAAACCGCCATTCGGGCCATGAGTACGCTCAAGCCGCCGTGGCGTTATCGGAAACGCTTTATCGGAGCGATGACGTGGATTCCCGGGCGATCGGCCTACTGGTGCCTCTTTCCGGCTCGAATCGGATCTTCGCCGACCAAATGCTCCAGGGTGCCGCGCTCGCAATGAATGTCTTTCAGAAAACCAATAGCGGCGTTCCCTTCACGCTTTATATCGAGGATACGGGGGAGGACCCGGAGAGAGCGGTTGCCGCACTGGAGCGCCTCGTCCGCGAACGAAAGGTCATTGCCGCCGTGGGCCCCCTGCTTTCGAAACAGAGCCAAAGTGTTGCCCTGACGGCCTTGGACTATGGATTGCCGGTGATCTCATTGAGCGCTGCGGAGGGAATCACCGAGCTGGGAAGCACGATCTTTCGAAACGGCCTGACCAAATCGGCGCAGGCCTCCGGACTTGCGCACCTCGCCATCGATATTTTGGGCACCCGGAGAGCGGCGATCCTCTACCCGAGAAACAAGTACGGCATCGAGTTCATGACGTTCTTCTTCGAGGAGTTCACACGCCGCGGCGGTGAAATTCGGGGAGCCGAAAGCTACGAACCGGACAAACCCGATTTTGGCCCGCCGCTCAAGCGACTGGTCGGTTTGGAACCGATTGAACTGCGACAGAACCAAATCTGCTCCGAAGCAGAATCGAAGGCCCGGGCGTCCGATCCAACCGGTAAAGCTCGTCCCTGCTATCCCCGAGACAACCTTCCTCCGATCGTCGATTTCGAAGCGATCTTCATTCCGGACGGCTTCGACCGGGTTCAACAGATCGTTCCGACGCTGGCCTATTACGACGTCCGCGGCGTTCAGGTTCTGGGAACCAACGTCTGGAACACGCCCGAACTTCTGAAGGGGGACAGCGCAAAATACCTGCAAGGAGCGCTCTTTTTGGACGGTTTCTTCCCTCAAAAGAAGGAACCGCCCACGCCGGAATTCATGGAGCGTTTTTATCGGGTCTACGGAAGTGAAGCCGGAATCCTGGAAGCCCAAACCTACGACACCGTTTCGATGGCGCTTTCGGTTTTGTCCAACGATCGTCCCGACAACCGGCGCGCGTTCGCGGAGGCGCTGAACCGCATCGCGAAATACCCCGGAGTCACCGGCGAAACCGATTTTTCCGGCCGCAGAGACGCCGTTCGAAAGCTCACCGTCCTGACGGTGGACGGCGACAAGATCGTTGAACTCGACTGATCCGAACAACATGTCGCGGCTGGAGGACCTACATTTTGATAGGTTGACCTACTGATTTTGATAGGTTAATCTTTCGATATGTCAAAGCTGATTGAGCTGCCCTTTCTCCAAGCGTTGCGAAAGAATCTATCCCGTCGGCATCCGCTCATTCAGGTTGTCATCGGACCGCGACAGGTGGGCAAGACTACAGGCATTCAGTTATTCCTCAGTCGGTCTTCAAGCCCGTACCATTACGCGTCCGCCGATGGTCCCATCACAAAGGGAGCCGACTGGCTGTTCGAACAATGGAAGTTGGCAGAGGCAAAATCTCAAAATGTCATCCTTGTTGTGGATGAGGTCCAAAAAATTGAACGCTGGTCGGAGGCGCTCAAGCAACTCTGGGACGAAAAAAAGAGCCGCAAATTTAAAGTGATCGTTCTCGGCTCCAGCTCTCTAACGATTCAGAAGGGATTGAGTGAGAGCCTGGCGGGTCGGTTTCAATTACACAAGGTGTGGCCCTGGAGTTTCTCTGAGAGCAAGAAAGCCTACGGCCTATCTTTCCAGCAGTATCTTGTATTCGGTGGATATCCTGGAAGCTACCCCCTGATTTCCGATCGTTCAGGCTGGCTCTCGTACGTCAAAGAATCCATTGTGGATGCTGTCATCGGAAAGGACATTTTAAGCCAAGCGCGTGTGAAGTCTCCGGCTCTGTTCCGACAATGCTTTGACATCATCTGCTCGTATCCCGCTCAGGAGGTCAGTTACACGAAGCTCTTGGGCCAGTTACAGGACAAAGGAAACGTGGATCTCGTAAAGTATTATATCGAACTGTTTGAAGGGGCCTTTCTCGTCAAGCCGTTATTCAAATTCTCCAAGCGACCGGTATTGCACAGAAGTTCGTCGCCTAAGTTGTTGCCCCTCTGTCCCGCTCTATATTCAGCCACCGTGGATGCGGACCTCGGTCCCGAGGAGGAAGGGCGTGCGTTTGAAATCATCGTGGGCATGGCACTCTTACGTAAACCCGGACGCTTGTTCTATTGGAGGGATCGCCAGGCGGAAGTAGATTACGTGTACCAGTACGGGAAACGGCAGATCGCTATCGAGGTGAAATCGAATGCCAAGAAGACGGCCAAAGGCCTCAAGAAATTCGAGGAGAATTTTCCGGACAGCGAAACAGTGATTGTGACGCCGGACCAATACGAAAGCGTGTTGGATCGCTTGTAACGGCTTACGGGAACCCTCAGTCGCCGACGGCGACGGAGACCGGCTTCTCAGCCTCTAAGGAGGCGGGAACCGTGAAGGGTTCCGCCACCGCGTCTCGGCACTTCCGGAGATCCGGGGCAAACAATGTCTCCCGAAGTTCGCCGGCCAGCTTTCCATCCGCATCGATCGCAACCAGATTCAGTTCGTTCTGACGGTCGAGGGAAAAACTTTCAAAATTACACGACCCGAGACAAACGAAGACTTCATCAATGACCATCACCTTTGCGTGTGTCATGGATGAATAAAGGTGAGTTTGAATTCCCTCGCTCGCCAAGCGGCCAAAGTTGCGCCGCAGCGAGCGGTCCACGGTGGCGTGATTGCTCTTTTCGGGAACGATCAAATGAAGCTCCCCCACGCCGCGGCGCCTCGCGCACAGCAAGCCTTCCACGATCTCTCCATGGGAAAGATAGGCGTTTTCTATCCAGATGGAGTGTTCGGCGTTTGCAATCGCCTCGAGCAAAAAGGATTTCAGTTTCCGGTCGCCGTAATACGGTCGATGTGCGATCACCGTCGCTGTCGCCGAAACACCCTCCGAAGCGCCCTCCATCCTCGCCTCGGTTCGGGGCAGAGGGTTCGATGGCCCCGAATCGAGAAAAACTTCCATAAACCGGCGCTGAACTTCCGTCACGACCGGTCCGCGGGCGATGACACAGACCTCGTGCCAACCGAAATTGTGCGCCGTGGGATTGAAGCCGCTGATGAACGTTGTGTGATGATCCACGACGAGCGACTTCGAGTGGTGACGGCAGAGGCCGTATTTCCATCCGTAGCGGAAAATTTCGATCCCCGCCCTTTCCATTTCCCGGATCATTTCGCGAGTCGCCCGCCGCTCATCGCGAACGGCTTTCGTTTGGAACGGCAGAAAAGCCCAACGACCGTTGGTTTCCAGAAACATCTCCACGGCGTCGAAAATGACTTTGACGACGACACCCCGCCGGCGGGCCTCGATCAAGGCTTCCGCAAACGGCCGGCCGCCTTCGTCCGCTTCGATGTTGTAAAACTGGAACGTAACCGAAGATCGACTCTCCGCAATCGCCTCCAGCATCCGAGGGACAAACCGATGCGCATCGATCAGGGTTTCAAGGCGGTTGCCGTCGCTTACCGTGGCACCGAAGCGATCCCCCGCTTGCCGCAGCCAGCGGTCCCAACGGGAAAAACTGTTTTGGCGTGAATCCATTTTCAAAAGGAGGGCCGGTGTGTCATAAGATCGTTCATCTTACACGAGTACTTCGACCACATGAAGTTGCATGATTTTACGCAACAATTGCATTCGATTCCGGTGCCTTTATGTACATTCCGAGACCAAATAGGATTGAAAATACGACCTCCTGAGAAAATCGAGTATTAATAAGCCATGGACCCACAACACAATCAAAATAACGAGGAATTACTTGAGGTGGAAAAAAGGTTCACAAAACTTAGAAGCAGAGTGCTGAAACCCACGTTATTATTTTGTGGGACTTTTTTTGTTTTTATTTTTTTAGTGATAATGACTAAATCAATTTCGAAATCACTTTCTGAATCGGTTAGCATGGGGGCAGTTTTAGCATCCATGCTTTTCGGCACCTACCTGGTACTATTCAATAGACGTAATTGGAAGTGCCCATCCTGTGATTC from Bdellovibrionota bacterium includes the following:
- a CDS encoding insulinase family protein, with protein sequence MGSRRARSQKIVFPSGLVLVHESARASPAVAYHLWVKVGSAHESRAEGGVSHFLEHMLFKGTENRDAIQLNDEIENLGGNINAFTSFEQTAYHLQLSNRFWREGLNVLLDMVFHARLDEEEMEIERQVILEELREGNDALDNVLGEKFYEVLYPDHGYGRPVIGTMESVRGLRHADLCSYFHRWYRPDNMILAVAGDVDWHSLVEAVRELSSDNDPTDPLVPTQVGNPANLDSLRYVAVTRGEQERILDLAFSIPGVDHPDVPALDVLSYVLGEGEVSRLYREIRVKQQLARSVGSSMFSPFKTGKFVIQGLPYEERDLDLLKSFLEQIRLLHEEEVSATELNRAKLNLDKEIVFNDETVEGRAKSLAYYETVFGSVEYEAKYRDQIFSVTERQVQEITRRYLDPRQMGIALLRPKSEQAPSLEQLQDLVDQAMRPKTQRRAMVGVPSLDADVERWKLPGGVRVVFRHFPGVRISSLYASAVGGLWAESADVNGISQLIASTVDRGTASRSDEQIAEEKIFLQAEMAAVAGKSSQGQRMDVVSGNLLSALDLFADVLIDPLFEESVVEQERTAMLRELETQKDYFETRTNNLFLESMFPGHPYGFNLLGTPDSLRRLTSEKLQKHYQAVVRPERLVIGIVAD
- the hrcA gene encoding heat-inducible transcriptional repressor HrcA, giving the protein MSDISQRKREVLYAVVHDFIVSAEPVGSLQIARKKMIHLSPATIRTVMAELEERGYLVRPHSSSGRVPTNQAYRFYVDELMRLRPLTADEKDQIRQRVHAGATDLGEVLKEACRLISAKASQPGLSMVPPTHARSLKHIQFIRLRDRLVLVILVSATGIVENKILEMGHGYTQTELDRMHNYLNDRLAGMTIAKVRQQILLEMKKAQSLYDQLLTQALILGERVFSDMPPDVHIEGQSHLCSDPEFADLEKMQLILRALEEKTAIIKALDQSLASPGVKIFIGEEIQCPEINGLTLVTSAYSDSEGNRGLLGVIGPTRLDYARIIPLVEFTSKIVTDVLHENQR
- the hemW gene encoding radical SAM family heme chaperone HemW — translated: MSERLPIRPLGLYVHIPYCTKKCPYCDFYTRPLPTPSDVERYVRALVREIRQSERFGWRKNQPLQTIFLGGGTPSLLSSAHLDSILSSIRSAFSLDRDAEITMEINPETVTQDRVRTWRDFGVNRASLGVQTLRSDQLRRLGREHDGTIARHAYDQLRSGGFKNLSVDLMYGLEAQTGEDWARTLSDIVPWEPDHISAYNLTVESRTPFGGELDRGTLRLPQEEIQTELFLIGRQFLQEQGYIQYEISNYARPGFEARHNLIYWTGGDYWGVGVSAHSFQRRSSEFIRWWNPRDLSRYVTAVEAGSLPTEESETLSVETHFGERLMTGLRLSRGVNLQELSHDLKFPAPSHALEAIARFSSTGHVRQNGDHFSFTPQGMLLSNEIFRELITR
- a CDS encoding type II toxin-antitoxin system Phd/YefM family antitoxin, encoding MIKLNIHQAKTHLSRYLARVLQGEIVLLCKRNSPIAEIRRLATKRTRRRPIGLAKNQFSIPKSFFDPLPSDVERGFRGEG
- a CDS encoding ATP-binding protein — encoded protein: MSKLIELPFLQALRKNLSRRHPLIQVVIGPRQVGKTTGIQLFLSRSSSPYHYASADGPITKGADWLFEQWKLAEAKSQNVILVVDEVQKIERWSEALKQLWDEKKSRKFKVIVLGSSSLTIQKGLSESLAGRFQLHKVWPWSFSESKKAYGLSFQQYLVFGGYPGSYPLISDRSGWLSYVKESIVDAVIGKDILSQARVKSPALFRQCFDIICSYPAQEVSYTKLLGQLQDKGNVDLVKYYIELFEGAFLVKPLFKFSKRPVLHRSSSPKLLPLCPALYSATVDADLGPEEEGRAFEIIVGMALLRKPGRLFYWRDRQAEVDYVYQYGKRQIAIEVKSNAKKTAKGLKKFEENFPDSETVIVTPDQYESVLDRL
- a CDS encoding type II toxin-antitoxin system VapC family toxin, which produces MKILLDTCTFLWILLDAPELSESARALVMDPDNEIFLSAVSDWEIALKWSLGRLPFPDEPSKYVPAQRNKHGISSLALDEESALHVIRLPEFHRDPFDRMLVSQALVHGLVILTPDRLVSQYPARVTW
- a CDS encoding penicillin-binding protein activator, whose translation is MPTSSYADNALLRLAQIQRLQKKPDDAVPLLQTLIARYPKGDAANFAKEDLGKILFNKKEYRSAAEILSAVQWKELPIDRRESLEKIARSAFEKGQLTDRIFPWLVSVFDATAEPRRALDLRNEIIEALDRSSNPADLERIVETRDEKFPADYAAFKLAKLAYHAGDAETAKRWVTRFLNRHSGHEYAQAAVALSETLYRSDDVDSRAIGLLVPLSGSNRIFADQMLQGAALAMNVFQKTNSGVPFTLYIEDTGEDPERAVAALERLVRERKVIAAVGPLLSKQSQSVALTALDYGLPVISLSAAEGITELGSTIFRNGLTKSAQASGLAHLAIDILGTRRAAILYPRNKYGIEFMTFFFEEFTRRGGEIRGAESYEPDKPDFGPPLKRLVGLEPIELRQNQICSEAESKARASDPTGKARPCYPRDNLPPIVDFEAIFIPDGFDRVQQIVPTLAYYDVRGVQVLGTNVWNTPELLKGDSAKYLQGALFLDGFFPQKKEPPTPEFMERFYRVYGSEAGILEAQTYDTVSMALSVLSNDRPDNRRAFAEALNRIAKYPGVTGETDFSGRRDAVRKLTVLTVDGDKIVELD
- the grpE gene encoding nucleotide exchange factor GrpE, whose protein sequence is MTKKDPKMEIDPGLIDEAMKSVEKNQVPAKKEDLEPSEARTEQDNPPPPSDEMYDRLLRVTADFDNFRKRTQKEKSELVRYGNEQLLRDVIPILDNFERAVEHSRKATDAESIRTGVELILNQLKSTLERFGVKSRSAAGEKFDPLIHEAVNHVPSAEHPPHTVIEEHQKAYFLHDRLIRPALVTVSKGPDESGPEEPASEGEGRADRDTNE